The Oscillospiraceae bacterium genome contains the following window.
TGAAATACGGTTTTATCGGCTGCGGCAATATGGGAAGTGCCGTGGCGCGCGCAGTCTGCAAGGGCGCCGGAGCAGGGGATGTGCTGCTGGCCAACCGCACACCCGCCAAGGCGGAGAAGCTGGCCGGTGAGCTGGGCTGCGCCTGCGGTACGAATGAGCAGGTCGCGGGCATCTGTGACTTTATCTTTCTGGGCGTCAAGCCCCAGATGATGGCCGACATGCTGGACGAGCTTTCTGCCACGCTGGAGTCCCGCGCCGAGAGCCGCCCCTTTGTGCTGGTCACGATGGCGGCCGGTCTCTCGATGCAGCAGATCCGGATGATGGCGGGCAGCGGCTATCCGATCATCCGCATGATGCCCAACACCCCCGTGGCGCTGGGCGATGGCATGATCCAGTACTGCTCCGATGATGTGGAGCCTGAAAAAATGGCCGAGTGGCTTGCCGCAATGGCCCCCGCCGGCCGTCTGGACGCCGTGCCTGAGGGCATGATGGACGCGGCCAGCGCCGTGTCCGGCTGCGGCCCCGCGTGGGCGTACCAGTTTATCGAGGCACTGGCTGACGGCGGCGTGGCGGCCGGCCTGCCCCGCGCCAAGGCGCAGGAGTATGCCGCCCAGATGCTGCTGGGCAGCGCCCGCATGGTGCTGGAGACCGGCAAGCACCCCGGCGAGCTGAAGGACGCCGTCTGCAGCCCCGGCGGCTCGACCATTCAGGGCGTGCGCCTGCTGGAGGAGCGCGCCTTCCGCGGGGCTGTCACGGATGCCGTGCTGGCCGCCTATGAGAAAACAAAGGATCTGGGAAAGAAATAAACCCTTCCGAGAATGTAGGGGCGAGCATTGCTCACCCGCAGACCTGACGGAAAGCAGCGCTTTTCCGGGAAAATACCCCGCACGGCAGACGCCCTGACGGGCGAGCAATGCTCGCCCCTACAAAGCGTTTGCCAAGCGGGAATAGAAAGAGAACTTTTATGCGTATCGTCGTTAAAGTAGGCACAAGCACGCTGGCACACCCCGGCGGGCTGCTCAACATCCGCCATACCGAGGATCTTGTCAAGGTGTGGAGCGATATTCAGAATGCCGGTCACCAACTGATCGTGGTATCCTCGGCGGCGACCGGACTGGGTGTCGGCAAGCTGCAGATCGAAAAGCCGTCCGACATCACGACCAAGCAGGCGGCGGCCGCTGTGGGCCAGTGCGAGCTGATGTACACCTATGACCGGCTGTTCGGCCAGTACAACCATACCGTGGCCCAGATGCTGCTGACATGGGAGGATTTTGACCATGAGCAGCGCCGCCGCAACCTGCAGAACACGCTGGAGCGGCTGCTGCAGCTGCGTGCCATCCCCATCATCAACGAAAATGACCCGGTCGCCTGCGAGGAATACTCTCTGGGTGACAATGACACGCTGGCCGCGCTGGTGGCCACCTGCATCCACGCCGATCTGGTCGTGCTGCTGTCCGACATTGACGGGCTGTACACCGCCGACCCGCACACCCACCCCGAGGCAGAGCTGATCCCGGTGGTCGAGGAGATCACGCCGGAGATCGAGCTGCTGGCGGGCGGCGCAGGCTCCTCGCTGGGCACCGGCGGCATGCTGACGAAGGTCACGGCCGCCAAGCGCGCGACCGCTGCGGGTGTGGATATGATCATCACCAACGGCGCCCACGCCGAGGTGCTCTACGATATTGTGGAGGGCAAGCCCGTGGGCACCCGCTTTGTGGGCCGTAAAGCATAAGGGAGGTCTGACCCCATGACTACACAGGAAATTCTGCAAGCTGCGCAGGCAGCCCGTATGCCGCTGGCGCTGGCCGACACCGACACCAAAAATGCCGCGCTGGAGGCGATGGCGGTCGCGCTGATTGCCGCATCGGATGCGATTCTGGCTGCCAACCAGCAGGATGTAGAAAACGCCCGGGGCCGTGTCAGCGATGTAATGCTGGACCGTCTGGCCCTGACCCGCAGCCGCCTGACCGACATGGCCAAGGGCATGCGGGAGGTCGCGGCGCTGCCGGACCCGGTGGGCGATGTACTGCGCAAAATTGTGCGCCCCAACGGCCTTGTCATTGAAAAGACCGCTGTGCCGATGGGGGTCATCGCCATCATCTATGAGAGCCGCCCCAATGTCACCAGCGATGCCGCCGCGCTTGCCCTCAAGGCGGGCAGCGTCTGCGTGCTGCGCTGCGGCCGCGATGCCTGGGCCAGCTGCCACGCCATTGTGGAGGCACTGCGCGCGGGTTTGCGCAAGGCCCGCCTGCCGGAGTGCGCCGTGAGCCTGATTGAAGATACATCCCACGCCAGTGCCAACGAGCTGATGACCGCCAACGGGCTGGTGGATCTGCTGATCCCCCGCGGCGGTGCCGGGCTGATCCGCGCCTGTGTCGAGAATGCCACCGTGCCCTGCATCCAGACCGGCACCGGCATCTGCCATGTCTATGTGGACAAGGCCGCCGACCTTGCGATGGCGGTCGATATTGTGGAAAACGCCAAGACGAGCCGCCCCAGCGTCTGCAACGCCGAGGAGGCACTGCTGGTACACCGGGATGTGGCGGCCGAGTTTCTGCCAATGCTTGCGCAGCGCCTTGTCGCGGACCGCATTGCGGCGGGGCTGACCCCGGTGGAGCTGCATCTGGACGCGCAGGCCGCCGCCATCATCGATGGCGTACCCGCTGCGGCCGAGGATTTTGACACCGAGTATCTCGACTACAAGCTGAGCGTGGCGGTCGTGGAGGATGTCGATGCGGCGATCGCCCACATTGCCAGACACTCCACCCACCACAGCGAGGCCATCATCACGGCCGATGCCGCTGCAGCCCAGCGGTTCACGGCCTGTGTGGACAGCGCGGCGGTCTATGTCAACGCCAGCACCCGCTTTACCGACGGCGGAGAGTTCGGCCTCGGCTGCGAGATGGGCATCAGCACCCAGAAGCTCCACGCCCGCGGCCCCATG
Protein-coding sequences here:
- the proC gene encoding pyrroline-5-carboxylate reductase, which produces MKYGFIGCGNMGSAVARAVCKGAGAGDVLLANRTPAKAEKLAGELGCACGTNEQVAGICDFIFLGVKPQMMADMLDELSATLESRAESRPFVLVTMAAGLSMQQIRMMAGSGYPIIRMMPNTPVALGDGMIQYCSDDVEPEKMAEWLAAMAPAGRLDAVPEGMMDAASAVSGCGPAWAYQFIEALADGGVAAGLPRAKAQEYAAQMLLGSARMVLETGKHPGELKDAVCSPGGSTIQGVRLLEERAFRGAVTDAVLAAYEKTKDLGKK
- the proB gene encoding glutamate 5-kinase yields the protein MRIVVKVGTSTLAHPGGLLNIRHTEDLVKVWSDIQNAGHQLIVVSSAATGLGVGKLQIEKPSDITTKQAAAAVGQCELMYTYDRLFGQYNHTVAQMLLTWEDFDHEQRRRNLQNTLERLLQLRAIPIINENDPVACEEYSLGDNDTLAALVATCIHADLVVLLSDIDGLYTADPHTHPEAELIPVVEEITPEIELLAGGAGSSLGTGGMLTKVTAAKRATAAGVDMIITNGAHAEVLYDIVEGKPVGTRFVGRKA
- a CDS encoding glutamate-5-semialdehyde dehydrogenase, translating into MTTQEILQAAQAARMPLALADTDTKNAALEAMAVALIAASDAILAANQQDVENARGRVSDVMLDRLALTRSRLTDMAKGMREVAALPDPVGDVLRKIVRPNGLVIEKTAVPMGVIAIIYESRPNVTSDAAALALKAGSVCVLRCGRDAWASCHAIVEALRAGLRKARLPECAVSLIEDTSHASANELMTANGLVDLLIPRGGAGLIRACVENATVPCIQTGTGICHVYVDKAADLAMAVDIVENAKTSRPSVCNAEEALLVHRDVAAEFLPMLAQRLVADRIAAGLTPVELHLDAQAAAIIDGVPAAAEDFDTEYLDYKLSVAVVEDVDAAIAHIARHSTHHSEAIITADAAAAQRFTACVDSAAVYVNASTRFTDGGEFGLGCEMGISTQKLHARGPMGLAELCTYKYIIRGSGQIRGGASAKMSCYTNK